The Salinirubellus salinus genome segment ACGTGCGGACGACGCTCTCACTCACCTGCTGTGCGCTCGAGGACGGCACGGAGGCGCGCGAACTCGTCCGACAGCACGTGGCGTTCTACATCGGCGGGATGGGCACCTACTACCGCGACAACCTCGCACGACAGGGCCACGAGGAGGTGGCACACACCGTCTACGACGAGTGGAACGGTGGTGACCGCGAGGAGGCGCTGGCGGCCATCGACGACGACCTGCTCGACTCCATCGCGGTCGGAGGGACGCCCGACGAGGCCCGGGACCTGCTCGCCGAGTTCGCCGACCTCGACCACGTCGACAGCCTCTCCATCTCGTTCCCGCGGGGAGCGAGCGTGGCGCAGATACTGGAGACGATGGAGGCGCTCGCGCCGTCGGCGACCGCCGAGTGAGGACGGCGATACTCTCGATTTCGAGACCTTGAGGGACTCTCGCGGCCACTCAGGCTTTATACCGTACCACGCCTCTGCTGTCGTATGACGAAGTTCGGCCCCATCAGGGTGCTGGTGGTCGACGACGACCCGGACGTCGCCGGCGTCATCGCCGAGTACCTCACTCGCGAGTCCGACCGGTTCGAGGTGGAGACGGTCACCGACCCCGCAGCGGCGGTGACGACGGCCCGAGATGCCCGGCCGGACTGCGTGGTGAGCGACTACGACATGCCGGGGATGGACGGGCTGGAACTGATGGAGCAACTCCGTAACTGGGCTCCCGAACTCCCGTTCATCCTGTTCACCGGCAAGGACACGGAGACGGTGGGGCCGCTCGCGCTGGAGCGTGGCGTGAGCCGCTACCTGGAGAAGGGCCGAGGCGGGACGGCCCACTTCGCCCTGCTGGCGAGCGACATCACCAGTACGGTGGAGACGGTGGAGACGTCGACTCGGCTCCGGCGGCAGGTCGAGGCGACGGACTCGGCGCCGGAGGGCATCTGTATCGTCGACGGCGACGGCGAGATCGAGTACGTGAACGACCAGTTCCTCGAGATGCACGGTTACGACCGGGAGACGCTCGTGGGCCGGTCCTGGGAGATCCTCCACCCCGACGAGGAGGTGGCGCGGGTCTACCGTGAGGTGCTCCCGACGCTGGCCGCGGCCGGGCACTGGATCGGGGAGGCCACCGGCAAGACCAGCGCCGGCGAGACGTTCGAACAGACCGAGTCCATCCACGACCTGCCGAGCGGTGGGTTCGTCATCTTCGCCACTCACGGCCAGATGGCGTAGGGCCCGGGATGTCGAGCGACGGGGGGAAGTATAAGCCGTAGCCGTCGGTGCATCGGCTATGAGCGAGCAGGAGTACACCGGCGCGGAGTTGTTCGTCGACGCACTCGAGGAGTACGGCGTCACCCACGTCTTCGGGAACCCCGGCACGACCGAACTCCCGGTGATGGACGCGCTCTCCCGGAGCGACCTGGAGTACGTCCTCGGGTTGCAGGAGGACATCGCGGTCGGGGCGGCGGCGGGCTACGCCCAGACCCGCCGCTACCACGCGAACCACGACGAGAGCGTCCAGCCGGTCGGCGTGGTGAACCTCCACGTCACCCCCGGCCTCGCCCACGGCGTCGGGAACATCTACGGCGCGATGATGTCCGGCGCGCCGCTGGTCGTCACCGCCGGCAACCACGAACTCGACTTCCGCCACGAGGAGCCCATCCTGACCGGCGACCTCGAGGCGATGGTCGACCAGTTCTGCAAGTACTCGGCGGAGGTCACGAGTGTCGACGCGCTCCCGATGATACTCCGGCGTGCGTTCCGGACCGCGCTCACGCCCCCGACCGGGCCAGTGTTCCTCGCCCTCCCTGTGGACGTGATGCTGGAGGCGACGGGTGCGGACCCCGAACCGCTCGGCCCCATCCCGGACGCCGGCGCCGGCGACCCGGACCAGATAGACGCCGCCGCGGACTACCTCGTCGAAGCGGACCAGCCGGTTCTCGTCCTCGGCGACCAGGTGGCCCGTGCCGACGCCGTCGACGCCGCCGTCGAACTCGCGGAGGCGACGGGGGCCCGGGTGCACGGTGAGATACTCTCCTCGGAGGTGAACTTCCCCACCGACCACGAGCAGTGGATCTCCTTCATCGGGGTCAGCGAGGGTATCGCGTCGATGCTGATGAACACGGACACGCTGGCGTTCGTCGGCACGTCCACGAACACCACTCTGCTCCGCCACGAGAACCCCATCGTCCCCGAGGACGCCACGCAGGTCCACGTCTCGAACGACGCGTGGGAGGTGGCCAAGAACACCCCCGCAGACGCCGCCGTCGTCGGTGACCCCGGCCGGGTGATGTCGGCCATCGCCGAACGGGTCCGCGAGCGGCTCGACGAGGAGGAACGTGAGT includes the following:
- a CDS encoding response regulator: MTKFGPIRVLVVDDDPDVAGVIAEYLTRESDRFEVETVTDPAAAVTTARDARPDCVVSDYDMPGMDGLELMEQLRNWAPELPFILFTGKDTETVGPLALERGVSRYLEKGRGGTAHFALLASDITSTVETVETSTRLRRQVEATDSAPEGICIVDGDGEIEYVNDQFLEMHGYDRETLVGRSWEILHPDEEVARVYREVLPTLAAAGHWIGEATGKTSAGETFEQTESIHDLPSGGFVIFATHGQMA
- a CDS encoding thiamine pyrophosphate-binding protein, which translates into the protein MSEQEYTGAELFVDALEEYGVTHVFGNPGTTELPVMDALSRSDLEYVLGLQEDIAVGAAAGYAQTRRYHANHDESVQPVGVVNLHVTPGLAHGVGNIYGAMMSGAPLVVTAGNHELDFRHEEPILTGDLEAMVDQFCKYSAEVTSVDALPMILRRAFRTALTPPTGPVFLALPVDVMLEATGADPEPLGPIPDAGAGDPDQIDAAADYLVEADQPVLVLGDQVARADAVDAAVELAEATGARVHGEILSSEVNFPTDHEQWISFIGVSEGIASMLMNTDTLAFVGTSTNTTLLRHENPIVPEDATQVHVSNDAWEVAKNTPADAAVVGDPGRVMSAIAERVRERLDEEERESRLQYVETMKGSLQSTMQQMGEDEKPEGETRASKAELVDAMTEVAPEAVIVDEGVTAKFALQTRFPLAPEHWVANKGGGLGYGLPAAVGAAIAEAETDAPRTVVGYVGDGSYLYYPNSMYTAARHDLDMVVVVPDNRNYRILKNNTVDLMGGTHEDYEFVGMDFEPAVNIPKNAESHGARGRLVETPDEIVPALEEALAEDGPEVLDVLIHD